Below is a genomic region from Fundulus heteroclitus isolate FHET01 chromosome 5, MU-UCD_Fhet_4.1, whole genome shotgun sequence.
ATCATTTCATTATTTGtctaaaaactgtaaatgaaaAGGGTAGgggaaattattcaaaataagatttaatttaTATCCAGAGGTTTTATAAAGAGCTGTGTgtctttatgtatttattgcagAACTCTGGAAAACTAGAGAAAGCTGAAATCTTGGAGATGACTGTTCAGTACCTGCGTGCTCTCCACTCGGCGGATTTTCCCCGCGGGAGAGAAAAGGGTACGTAAACCTCTCACGTCGCTCTCATCCAGCAGCATTAAAGGCTTCGAGTATCTAGCTCCTCTGGATTCTATGTTCAGCTTTACGCAGATCTGCCTGCAGGGTTCTGATTTCCCCCGACTTTTGTTTTACTCCAGGCGAGCTGCTGGCCGAGTTCGCAAACTACTTTCACTACGGATACCACGAATGCATGAAGAACCTGGTGCACTATCTGACCACGGAGGACAGAGCTGAGACAAAGGACATCAAGTACGCGCGCATCCTCGCCTTCTTACAGTCCAAGTCCCGCGCGGTCACTGAGCCCGTGTTCGGCTCCGTGGGCTCCATGCCCGAACCCCCCGACTACCTCGGCCAGCTGCACTCCTCCCCCGAGCACCAGACTCACAGCCCCTCGGACTCCGTGTACCAGCAGAGCCCACCGGGACACTTCTCTTGGCACGGCTCCGGCCGCAGTCCGGCCATCTCCTACCCGGCGGTGCCGCTCTCTGCGCACACGCAGCAGCACGGAGGATACTTGTCACCGGTGCAGGGACTCGATCACCATTATTTCAACTTCATCGGTCACACGCACGCAAACACGTTCAGTTTGCACAGCGCTCAGCACGCCATGTGAAAAATAAACCAGCCTTATTTTAACTTATGCTTTTAGATCATGTATATATGTtgtgaataaatacattatttctcACTAAACTCCATCtggttttgttgttgctgttatttGTGTATTAGTGGACATGTTGGACTCTGTGTAAAAGTCACATATAATTTGATTTATAGGTTGCAAAAGTGTGAGGAAAGATCTGCTTATTACAGTAACAAGTTTTGGCCACTAAATCAAACACTTCAGTAATGTTTTTCCAAGACAACTTTCAGTGTGAGGCAGTCATTGTAATACTGTGGGGTTTTGAAATTGCAACGACAGTTTAAAgggtaagacaaaaaaaaaaacccgtgTTTGTGCTGTTGGtatggtgaaaaaaaagaagaaggttgTATGAGGCACGGAGCAGAATTTCATATTTCACTCATGGAAAAGCTTACAGATAGACCCGCTCCAAATGTGATGAATGTGTGAGAGATGGGCAAAGTTTAATGTCTTCTACGCACACATTTTACTGAGCCACACACCTCAAGATGGATTTCATGTGCCCTGGAAACATTTTCCAgtcaaatttcaacaaaaagtGGAAAGCCATTGAGCAACAAAGTTATTATTTATGATGTGCTTGCAAACATTTTCAGTGTGCATTAAAATTAGTTGCATAGTGGTTAATGGTTAGACTATGGACAGTTCTGAGTTTTCCCCTAAAAGCAAAACagtataaattaaaacagttctgACACAAAAGCCAGCTAAAAAAGACCCACCAGAATAAAAGCAGACAAGACATTTCATACAGCGCTACGTTACGCCGCTGGTTTACAGGGCAGACCTAGTAACACTCTCAGCTCTGCTTAACTTGACGAACCCTTGTCTTCTGCCAAATCTTTCAAATCTTAATTTTCATTGAAACTATCAtcaactacaaaaaaataaaaaataaaataatactgacaataatgataatatgaAAAAGTTAGGTGTGGTTGAAATCAAAAGCTTTATTTCCAGACTCTCAGCAGATCACTGATGAAATGGGCTGTTTGGCCCTGCTGAACTTTAGTCAAGTTTATCTCTTTTCATATATTCAAACAAACGAGGCTCGGCATTCAGAGGGATCCAAAACTGCCACTTTGCAGTCCCTTGCAAGAGTATTTATAacctttgaaccttttcactttttttgtcgTTAAAACTACAACACTCAATATCGATTTGCTGAGATTTTGACTGATCAACACCAAATAGAGCATGATTGAGATGTGGACAGAAACTttgacatgttaaaatctgaaaagtatcaTGTGGTTGGAGTCTCTGTCAGCTTTGCAAATCTAGAGACTCAACATTTTGATTATTCTTCTTTGGAAAATTTCTCcatctcagtcagactggatggagagcttcTATGTGTCAGGATATGTGGAGTTGGAACCCAAATTCAGCCGCACACAGAGCTTTAGTTTCATGGAGTTTATTTAAAGCAAGGATGAGTTGTGGAGAGAGAAAGAACCAGAGTCTTGACTGAGCAGGAGTAGAAGGATGttgatggcaggagctggagCACTGCAGAtgctggaggactggagagagagaaagctgcAGGCACTTTGCTGTGGAGTCAGAAGTTCGCTGGGAGCCAGGAATAGCCAGCAACACGGCAGAGAGAGTTATTGGAGTGCTGgagtagcaggagaaccagcagcacagcagagagattacTTGGAGGCGGGCAGGCAGGCATCGACAAAAGGAACTCTGACAGGCAGATGTAGAAAAATCTCAGACTGAAAGACGTGGGGAGCTCTGACATgcagacgtgggaaaatctctgactGACAGACAGGCGTAGGAAGCACGAGGCAGGACGaggtttggatgaagaatgacgaCGATCCGGCGGGGAAAagcagactgagggaggttgGGGTAGAGGTGTACTGAGTCCAGGCTTAATTAGGAacggcaggtggaactaatgagGAAGTGGAGTGAGAGCCGGGCTACATGAGTGGTGGAAAGATCTGGAAAGTTCATGGGGAGACAGGCAGGCCAAAACTGTACCATCACACTataaaaatcaatattcaaatCTTGCCACAGTTTCTcagctggatttaggtctgggctttagccaggccattctaacacatatgTTTGGACTCACTGCCCTGCTAGGAGGAGAACCGCTGCCTCagtctcaagtgttttgcatgtaactGGTCCTCTTCCAGGGTTGTGGCATCATTAGCTATAAACAAAGacaacagcatgatgctgccatgtATTGTGCTCATGATATAATCTTCCCCACAACTTCATCCCTCACCTTCCAGTTGGTTTTCTTGATCTTCATGATCCAGTTGGTTCAgcgataataaaaataatataattattttccaATGTGCAATGATGCACAAAGCTGTGTTGGTCTATCGACTTCAGTCTTTGAAGAATACCTTTAAAGTTTTTAGTTATGACGTGAACAAACAAGAATCATATCAGAGGGTGGGAATACTTTAGTCCAGAGATGTTCAAAGGCACTGCTCTGTGTGTAAAGATTAGCTGATTTGTCCGTCAAAGACAAAAGCTACAGAAACAGACACTGAATGTGTCATTTGAAGCGGGGATCTGAGTGGAATAGAGCGCAGCGTTAATCTTCTCTTTGACTTTGTCATACTGGGACCAGTCACTAGGCCCCACTTGCCTTCGACTGAATTAGAAAAAACTGACTCAGATCAAAAGAGGTTTGTTTTTGGCAAGCTGGAAGCTGCCACACAAGACCACGGTGTCTCAATAAACAGCTTTCAGGCTTCATTCTGTCTTTCTTTACGTATAGGccagattttaatttatttaaaaggaaaggaaagggagAAACGAAGAAATGGGGGGGGAGCTCCATCTTGTTTTCTAAACCAAGGCGCCCCATTGTGGTGCATCTGAATGGGGAACAATCTCAGGGTTCTTGTGCTTCATCCTTGAATgattatgaagaaaaataatcaaGACCATGAAATCAAAGTTTCTGTctgagaggagagaaagaaaacagtttcCATGCGCCTTCCTTCAGAGGAAAAGTTCAGATCACCATGCAGATCTCTCACCTGCCCTGATATACTAGGCTTGAGAATCAGAAAGATGTGCGGGGGTCCCCATATGAATGTTGGTTTATGTGGATTGTTAGTTGCAGAAAAGGAAGGAATAAGGGAGGATGGATTAATCGGCTGGGTGGCTGGATGAACCCACATTAAGCAGTCTGTGACCTAAAAGACAAgcaaatgaaagaaatgaaagacAGTGTCCACGCAGAGTGAAAAGTGACAATGCAatgaaggaggggaaaaaagggtctTAGAGGGAATACTTGGATCCCGACAGCTTTCATATTAGTTTAAATCCTGACTCCAAACAGGAAAAAGGGGCTCATGTTCAGCCACATGAGAAATTCTTAGCTCAAGCACATcacatgaataataataaattgagCAGGAATAAAAACGGACTCAGGACCAGTTATTGTCATGTAAAATGAGCCCAGTGGTAAGGCTCTGGCTGTTTATCTTTCGCGTTAATATCACATGCTGAACATTAACAATAATGTTCTCTTGGAGAAAACATTCGTCGCCCGGCTGTCATCTCAGAGAAAGACGCAACAAAACTCACATCTCCTTCCTTAACTTTGATGGGAAGGAAGTCGGGCAAGCATTCATCATTTCACTCGACAAAAACTCTGCATGTGTTTATGCAAAAGTACTTTCTTTTGGGGACAAAAAGCTTTTTGATCTGGAAGTTTTGTGAgttcatatttttaaatgcatgcAAGTCTATCAGAAACAATCTTTATTTGTGattcaaattttaaaacaatgatcATTTAGAAACGGATACACATGGCGGTTTTCTCATATCATTATGAATATCTCTAAATCTCTATGCCTTAAACATCAGAAAAAGTGATAATGGGATCAAGAGTGTCCTAATGAAATATATAATTTCATTGAAAAGAACATGATTAGGCCTGAGTTTACATTAAAACATTACAACCATGGAAGagagtgtgtgtatatatatatatatatatatatatatatatatatacacatatacatatatacatatatatacatatatatatatatatatatatatatatatatatatatatatatatatatatatatatatatatatatatttgcatgtCTGATGGTTGACCAAAGCTTTTGGTCAAGAGGAGACAAGGTGAGGCTTGTAAGTAAGTACAACTGTTGCATGTCtcaagatgacaaaaatcacaaagtgtGTTACGACAGaagataaaaaatacacaagacacatttaaacaaatgcaGATTTAAAACAACATGTTTTTAGCTGGCCTCCAACAGACAACACTGAGTCTGCTGATCTCAGAGCCTTAGGAAGGGAGTGCCAGAGAAGAGAAAGCTTGGTCTCCTTTGGCTTTCAGTTTTGTATGCGGGACAATCAGCAGGTCATTATCACTCAGGGCCCTAAAAACCATGTAGTCATGTAGTAGTTCAGAGATCTACTAGCATCTGTCCATGTAGAGCTCTCTAGGTCAAAACTGAGATATTGAAATGCACTCCATAACAAACCGGGAGCAAATGAAGCTCCATAAGCAGTGGAGTCACATGATGAAATTTTAAAGATCTGGTCAGGAACctagctgcagcattttgcacaGACTGCAACCGGTGGGAAGATTTGGTAAGACATATGCAAAGTTCATTGCAATAATCCGGAtgtgacaaaacaaaagcatgaatTAAAATTTCCATCCTGGAGAGAGACAATAGAGCTaagtttgtaaatgtttagCAGATGGTATAAACAGCAACAAATTTGTCAGATTTGACATGCTTTTCAAGTGTAAATCCTGAATCAATGGTTATGCCAAGGTTTCTAAGAGAACATATAGTCAAAGTGCCAAGAAGCCCAAGGAtctgttttatctttaaaataagtttttctgGTGCAGAGATGATTACTTCAGGTCTTCGTTTAATAGAAGAAAAGTCTCAGTCATGCAGCTGTTAAATAAATCCAGGCATTTTAGTAAATTGTAAACAGGAAATATACACCtgaatatcatctgcatagcaaTGGTAGGAAATATCATTAAATGGTGAAAATATGGGACTTAGCTGGAGCAGATAAAGCAGAAACAACAACGGCCCCAGAACAGAGCCCTGTGGAACACCACATTGAACAGGACAGGAAATGGATCTATGAGTAGACGCAGCCAAGAAGATTGACTTGTCAGACAAGTATGAGAACAACCTTTTTAAAGCAGAGCCTGAAACCCCAGCCCAACCCCTCAGCCTACTTAGCAGGGATGGATGGTCAACAGTATCAAACGCTGATGTCAGAGCTAATAAAAGCAGCACAGAACATTTACCTGCATCCCTCTGCATCAAAATATCATTTGAGACTCTAGGAAGAGCCATTTCAGTTGAGTGTGATTTACGAAAACCTGACTGAAAGTGGTCTAGAACCCTGCACTGATCAAGACCAGTGGTTAACTGCTTGACCACAACCGTCTCTAATATCTTGGCCAGAAAAAGAAGCAAAGGAGAAGGGCCCatataagccttttttttaaccagaaactGAAGAGGCATTTAAACACACTAGGACCGATGTGCTGAAAAACACTCTTAAACAAGCATGCCGGTAAAACTTTCAGCCAGCAGGAAGCTGCCTTCCTGGTGTTCACAAGCTTAACTAGCTCAGGACGGGACACTGGGTGGAAACAATAATAACCCGGGCTGGAGAGGGAAATGACAACCTAGTTGAAGGCCAGGGATATTATTTCTCATCTTATTGACTTTGTCAATAAGGTGAGAATGAAAAAGTTTGCGCTTTTCGTTAGACAACATAGGAACAGAAGGTGAGGCAGGGGTTGTAATGACCCtgatgatgttaaaaaaaacaacaagttagTTACATTTGCTTATAGCAATCAAATTAGAAAAACAGGTTGCCCTTGCTTCTCTAACTTTATTcttaaaagaaatcaaaagaatctTTAGGTACAGGAGATGCACCTGTAAATGGGTTTTCTTCCACCAACTTTAAACAGCTGATGCTTTATTGAGTGAGCTTTAAAATTGGATCTGTGTCTGGAAAGCAAAGAAGAGTGATCAGGTTTCCTGCCAGAATTATACAAGGACTTTGTAAACATAAAACTATTGTATAcaagcatggtggtgggggcatcatgctgagggtctgTTTTACAGCCAGTGGCTAAAATATATtagatgttttgagttatttcacacATATATGTTTGATACATACTACTATATACTTTTGACTCACAGTTTTGATGTCTTTACTATGTACCTGTAAGGTGAAAAgtcattaaaataaagaaaagccatTGGATGACAAAGGTGAGTTTGACTGATCGTGTATATGGAGGCACATTTTGGTGGAAAGTGAAGTGCTTTTAATTGTACAAGTTCAACTCAGGTAAGCTGCTTCCTGCAGCTTGATATTTATAGGGGAGTGCACATTTATTCATACCGGTGacagatttagttttaaaataaccttttatTCTAACCAACATGCTACCTCTGACTGGACTCTGGCTTATTTGTTCAACCAAGGTCCAAACTTTTATCTGaaagagaatctgtggagtgagctaaatattatttatattaattcCTTGATGGCAAGGAGGTCTTCCAACCTCAAAGCCTTGGAGCTTATTACTGAGGATAAATCGttaaaatacaaatgaaaaCGTGCAACAAAGCAGTTAAGCAACAAGCCAAAGTTCTTGATTGCTGTAATGCCAATAAAGATATTTCTGTTGATAACTGACAGTATTCATAACACGTCATTTGTTTTTTTCGCTTTGTTTTCAAATATGCCTAATTCCCTTCCAGAATGGAAACTTCTGGGATGAGcagaaatcattttaaaaatggagTGTAGGTTTTTCTTGAATCTGCTCATTTGAAGACGTCACAATGTAAGGGGGTTTTAGAACATCTCTTTGTACCCCAGACGGCGAGTTTGTCCCGCAAATGTCTGAAATCTGCTGTTTGATCTCTGCGTCTACGCACGCCCTGAAGTCAGGCTCTGCTAAGCTTCTGAGCAGCGAACGCCCTGCTGCTGCGGGTTACAGTCGCTCGTCGGGAGCGAGGCCAAAGAAGCAGCACAAGCTGTGAGAGAGCCAACAGTTAAACGCTGGTTGGTAATCGGACTGCCCCAGTGGCGCGGGATCCCGTGCCAGCTCACCTCAGGATGGTCGTCTGATCTACAGCATGAAAAGACAGGGGGACTGAGGGTGACGGTGGGGGTGGGGG
It encodes:
- the helt gene encoding hairy and enhancer of split-related protein helt, translating into MASKMKDRKRTPISHKVIEKRRRDRINRCLNELGKTVPMALAKQNSGKLEKAEILEMTVQYLRALHSADFPRGREKGELLAEFANYFHYGYHECMKNLVHYLTTEDRAETKDIKYARILAFLQSKSRAVTEPVFGSVGSMPEPPDYLGQLHSSPEHQTHSPSDSVYQQSPPGHFSWHGSGRSPAISYPAVPLSAHTQQHGGYLSPVQGLDHHYFNFIGHTHANTFSLHSAQHAM